The DNA segment TCACCTGCGTGTCCGCCGCCTTGATCTGGGCCTGCGTCACCGGCCAGCTGCTGGCCGCCAAGCAGCTCGTGAAACGCAAGAAACACGGACACCGTGTGGTGTCCGTGTTCCGACTGGGCCTCGACCATCTTCAAGATCTCCTGCTCCACCCCTCGCCTTCGTCCTGGCGCGCCCTTCACGCCCTCATGCCCAGTTTTGACTGGTAGTCAGGGTGCAGCGGCTTGCTGCCGAGAGTGAAAGCGGTGAGGACGTAGCTTTGCTGCTGGCTGCCGTAGTTGTTCCGTAGTTGCCAAGCAAAGAATCCGCCGTGCGGCGGACTCTTGGGGAAGCAGTCGGAAAACAGTTATCAGGAGTGTGGTGCAACGGATGGAATGAGTCTTGTCACTCCAATCCACTCTGGCGGACGAATAATTTGAAATTCCGCCTCTACTGGAACAGATAGTTCAGAAGGAATCCAGTTTGTCCAGTTTATACCCTCATACTGGCTTAGCTGTTCAACATTAAGGCTGATTAGATAGCCCATCTTTGAGAAGTTTTTCCATGAGGCCAATGCAACATCCAAGAAGCTTTCCAAAGACATAATTACGGAATCTAAGTCTCCGTACCCGCCAGCTACATACCCTTGAGTGAATTGGCTGTCATCGAGATTTGCGTCGCATTGATAGGTCAGATAGCGTAGATATACTGAATAATCACCATTTGATTTGTGGATTTCCGTTGCTCTCGGCGTTCTGGCATCTTCATCAAATCGGAGATCAACGCATAGTATCCCGCTACGCCTTCCTAGATATCTTGTGAAGTCATCTGCATCCATGTCATAAACCTAAGCGGCTTCTCATTAAATTTAGCACCCACCCGTCGCAATCTTGATAAGACCATCCTTGCCATCTTGGGATTTGGGGAATTTAACATTGTAGTGAGGGAAAGTACTATCAGCACCGGCAGGGTGAACTAGACCATTCTGAGCAAGCTGGCCCGTAATCAAACCACGTGTAGGATCAGTATTGATACCAATCAAATCACCGCGATAAGTAGGGAATTTGAAAATACTATCTTCCATACCAAATTGAGTAGGTAATGGCCTAGCACCCGGAATCGCATTGAGAATTTGTCGTGCCTGAGCAGGGTTGCTAACAGTGACAGTTCCTCCGTTACGAATCGTTTCAACATATTGGGCCACCCGCTCAGGCGTAAGTGGGGCGGTAGGTCTAAAAGTTGTGGGAACTGGAACATTGTAGCTAGTTCCGCCTGCATTATGCACCAACCAGCCGTCCTGCCCAACGTAATACGTATGCGCCTCGCTGACGGTGAGGTTGAACATCTCCTGGGTCTTTTGAACGTTGATGACGTTGGCAACAAGCCCAACCGTGCCATCAGCCTGCTTGATCTGATCACCAATTTTGAGGTGACCGGCGCCAACCCACTGGTCACTGAGGTCCTCATGCCCCTCCGACTTAGGCCGGGCCTGAGTATCCGAGCGCTCCGTGACGTAGAAGGGATGCTCTGGCGTCGTTTCAATGTATTCCAGCTTGTGGCTCTGGTCTGGGTCGGTCAGCGTCAGGTATGTGATCGCTGGATCAACGTTCTTGTGGACGGCGGTGATCGGGTAGTAGCCGTTTTCTCCAGTCTGCTCGTTGAACGCCAAGACTGGCGTGCCAATCGTCAACGCCGAAATCGCTACCAGACCAGACAATGTCTGAACAGGAGTCGAGGGTGAGAATGAGTTGATGCTAGCAGCAAGATTACGACAGGTTCTTCCAGCAGCAATATCATCAAACCTACGGCGAATCAGTTCTGAAAGGGAGCGAGCGACTCTTGCCGTATTCACCGTGAGTTCCCCCAGGCGACCCGCCCGAATAAACTTCACACCACTGTTAATAGCCTTAAAGACAAGTAAAGCGTCTGCGGGAAGTGTAGCGAAGACAAAGAGAGTCTCCTTCAATTGATCCTCATACTGGTCTTGATAGTAGTAGGCAGCGGCTGTTGCTAGCAGAGCCTCTTTCATCAGCTCTCTTCCCTCTACATTTCTACTGCCTAGAACGCGAATGTTCTGGGCCATACTTAAGATGGTGGAGGTCGCCGTCTTCGTCGCCGCAGTCAGAGCTTTAACATTTAGCCCGAAGCCTCCACGTGTCGCCGCTTCTGTTTTATCAAGAAGTATCTCAAGTCCTGTATAAAATACCAGACGATCCGCAGGTGACATGGCTTTGTTGGTCCAACTCACGATGTCATTGACAGCGTCCCACACTTCCCTCATCGCCGGTTTGCCCTGTTCATCAAAGAAAATTATATTTTTAGCTTTTTTGAGAATCGTCTGCGCCATTTTATCCGCAGCTTCTTCTTGTTCAGCCAATTGTCGCCTCAGTTGTGCTTCATTGGCAAGTGCGAATTGAGCGAGACCCGCTTCAAAACCGTAGGCAGAAATGTAATCTGCCGGGCTAAAGGTTTGAGACAATGATTCAACCGCATAGATAGGATGCTCATACCCCTGACCATCATCAAAATCGCTATCTATGTCGGCCACCAGAATATCTGTCGATCTGTCGCCAGAAGATTGAGGTGGAGTAACTGATTGATCAGTTGATTTTACAATTTGTTTTTCGTTTTGATTTGAACCAACTCGGACTTCTTCAAGAATACCCTTCTGTTCAACAGGGGGGCGAATTTGACTTGGGTTGACCAAGTTTGGGAGACTGGGTGTAAGAATATTATTAGGCTGAATTTTGAGTTGTTCGCTTAACGAAACAATTGGCGCAGATAGTGCCACTACCTGCCGAGGCACTGCGAATGGTTGGACACCCATCCAATAGTAGCCATCCAAGCTCGTATCTATCAGTGAAACGCTTGCAGACTGCGTTCTAAGTTCGTTCGTTCGGTAAGTGTCGACGCTAGAGCAGGGCTGAGACTTGCAGCTGTAGACGAAGGCACCAGCTCCACTGAGAATCAATTGAATTTTACCAGCTGCGTAGGTGAGGCTGCTCCAATCTCTAAAAACGGCATGCTGCCTTTTTTCAGCATCTGTCGTTCCGGAGTCTTCACTAATTTGAGCCGTACTTGTGAGAATAAGATTTCCAAAGGGATCATATCTAAAATCATTATAGCGGGCATCTACACTATTCTGAAACTGTGGGAAGAGGTTATTTCCCGTTTTATAGAATTGGGTCACCCGTCCATCAGCATCATACCGTTTGAAGAAATTTGACTCCTGACGAACAGCAGTACCACCGATAGCCAATCTATTGCCTCTGGAATCCAATTTATAGGCGATAAATGACTGATCAGGGTATTCAGTCGTCAGTAAATCGCCATCCAATGTGTAAGTATTCTTACTGACCTCACGCATTTGGCCACGCGCCCTCACAGTTTCAAAGTTGGCCCCCTGTTGGTCATACCAATAGTCTTGCTGAACTGTTGTATTTGAGCCATAGAGGTTATAATCGTAGACCGTTTTAATAGGCTCTTCAGGTTTTACGAAAATGCCGTCAGATGTATGATTGAGTGTTTCCGATTCTGCCAGGGCACTAGAAATCCCATTTTTACCATAGACAAATCGACCAGTATTTTTGCGCTTGTACTCCAGTCTACCTATATAATCATGATAACTTACAGAAGAAACGATTGTGCTTTCATACTGCCTATTGCCGCCAACCGTTATTTTAATTTCTTGAGAGTATGCAGATTCATTATCTTGCGTAAATCGAGCTTTCACCGTGCCGTCTTGAAGATATTCAGTGTAAATAGTGCCAGGCGACGGACTCCTGAAACTACCATCACTGTCGTAGACTTCTATCTCTCTTCCCAAATTATCATATTTTCTTACCGTCCTAAAGCCTAAAACTTTTGAACTGTCTCCAGTTCCACTGTGTCTTAGACGCCCATCAAGATAATATGTATAAAATTGATTTCTATTAGCTGTACCATTGCTTTTATCCTGCATTGGCATATCGGCGGAATCTAGCTTAGGGAGACCTTTCTCTTCGGTATCCGAGCTCTTAATTAAATCTCTCGGATTGTATTCTGTTTTGGTAGCCGAATCACTTGAGGCTAAAGCAATTCCCTCGCCGCCCCCATGCCAATTTAAATAATTTCCAATTAACTCACTCCGATAACGGACATCTATCTTTTTAGTCTGTAATATTTCCTTGTTGCTCACACTATATTGAAATGCGAATAGATTCTGTTTGATATCTAAATCAATAGCGGTTTTACTATCTGATTGAGCTGGTGTGTCCCAGGAGCTAATCAAGTTACCGTTCTGGTCATAACTCCAAAATGACCAGTAGGCAGGAGTCATAGACCAAGCCTTCTTCTGCTGCTGAATCTTGTAAATCTCAGAGCTACCATTAAACTGCCTAAAATACTTTTGTCCAGCACCGTTGAAGGAAGTATATTTTGTATATTCCCAAGCCCCTTGAGGCCCATAAAGGACTTCGCTGGTCTGAAGTCCGCGTGCATCGTAAGTCAGGCCTTGAGCGTTACCTTTTTTCGGACGAACACTGGGATCATAGGGATCTGTAGCGCTTGAATTTGAGAGGAGATTGCCCTCATAACTATAATTGGTTTTAATGACCGGTAGTCCATCAAGACGGTAAGTGGTGATTTTCCAATTGGTGCTTGTCTGGTTTCCTACTCTGGGCCTGCTTTCGCTAATGATTTTTCCAAGAGTATTATAGTTATATTCAGTAATCAAGCCGTTTTCTGATTTAGCAATCAGGTTTCCGACAGCGTCATACTGATAACTACTCACCAGACCATCTTTCAATCCAGCCGCCTGATCTACTGCATTACCACTTCGTGACTTTTGATGTCTCTTGATCAGGCGTCCAGCCCAGTCATATTCCATACTCGTTGGAAAGCCTTGAGCATCAACAGTTTCTACGATTTGCCCATTGCTATGATAGGAATGCGTAACAGTTGCAGCATTGCCATTTTGATCTTTCGGGAGAGTAATTTTGGTAGGCTGACCAGCGAAGTTATATTCATAAGCTGTCACAGAGCCTTTGTCTAGGCCTGCCTCGACATCCATATGAGCGCGATAAATTTTCTGTGGAAATATTCTGGAACCGTAATCACGGTATTCTGTAACGACAGAATTATCCCCGAAGTTATTCCCCGGTTCCGATATTGACTGTAGCAATCCATCTGCAGTATAGGTGTAGGATTTAACTGTAACTCCCCGCTCGTCAACCTCGGCAGTCGGGCCAAACACACCGTATTGCACACTCTTACTATTTCCACGTCCATCAACAGTTTGAACGATATTATCAAGAGCATCATAAGCATTTAGGACAACGGTTCGATCAAAACCTTGATGGCTCTGTGACCACTGGGGCTCATGCTTCTGCCAAACCTCACGATCAGTCTTGATAATATGTCCAGAATTATCGTAAGCTAATTTTGTTTCATAGCCTTCAGGATCCAAAGTTCTAACCGGGCGACCTTCGGAATCATAAAACGTTTTCGTCCATGCGACAACGGCATTCTCAGGAAGGGTCATAGATTGGGGCGTAACGTCAGATCCACTGAGTAGAACACCTTTGGATTTTTGATTATTTAATTCATCATATTCAAAAACTTCAAAAGGCCGTCTGCCGTCGATATAGAGGTTGTACTGGTTGGCTAACGGAGTTGACAGCAACTTGGGAGCAAGCTTGCTAATAAGATTTCCGCTACTATCATATTTTAAGTATGTACTTCGACTTGATTCATTTGTGCTATTCATCACCAATCTACTATCAGTGATCTTAACTGGTCGGTCATAGGCATCAAAGTAAGTCCGGGTAATCCCTGTAGGAGTCTCTGTCAAATATTCTCTACCAAAAGAATCATTATTATGTTTTACGGTAGATGTTTTACCATCATTGTTTATTACGCTTTCTTCGCTGATTTGACCGGTTTGATCATAAGAAATCAATTTATTAGTTGAATCAGGTAGAATTAATCTGATAGTTCGATCTAGCGTATCATAGTCAGTGGAAGTGATGAAACTACCATCTACTGTTGACCTGACCTGACGTCCATATTTATCGTATTCATATTCACTTTTATAGTGGATGGCCTCTAAATTAAGTGTATTGGGGGTAGCGACACCTTTTTTAACTCCGACAATACGACCGAGTTTGTTTTCACTTACTCCATATTCGTACACCGTTAAGTTAGACGCCGTCCCATTCCATTCAGCTTGAATCTCCCCACTATCATGATAGATCCATTGACGTGCCAAGAGCTGCGGCCACGGCCCACTGGTCGGCTGTTCCCAAATAGCCTCCCAAACACGCTGACCAAAGCCATTGTAGCTGTACCAAGTATGTCGAACGGCCTTGTCACTCTCGGCACCACGCCACTTATAGACGTAAGCTTCAGGTTCATATGTGAAGACGACATTTCCGTATTCGTCGTAGAGATAGCCCGTCCCAACGCCATCCTTGTCCAGAAAAACAACTTGGTCAGGATATATTTTAACTTTTCTTCTCGCGTCGTAATGAGGCGTAAAATTAGTACTTGGGTAGACGATTTCCCCTGTTTTTACTCCACTATTGTAGCCATAACCTACATTTTTATACGGTTTACCGTCTACATATAAAACAGTGTTGGTTGTGCGCCCATGAATGTCAATTCCAGTGTGAAAACTGCTTTTTAATTTATTGCCAGAATAAGTGTTCTCAGCAATGATCCGATTGGCTTTGAACACAACCTCTCTTGTATCGACACTCTCATGAGGAACGTATTCATATAATTTTTTATTTTCCTCATAGTTGTACGTGGCATCAGTTGCCACTTCCAGATTTGAGAGTCCTTGACCTTCAGCTGCATCCTGTTTAATTGACTTAACCTGATTGTCGTCGTCATATTCGTATCGAGTGATCCGCGTGTAACCTGTCGGTGGAGGATCCGACCAATTGGCGTCTGACTTATATTCAGCGAATGTTTTTAAGTTCCCGTGGGAATCGTATGTGTTTTGTATCTGCTTGCCACCAGGCAGAGTTTGAGCAACAACACGCCCAGCAGCGTCATAATAGGTGCGAGTATTCTCGCCTTTCCCATAGCCGTTCCGTGGATCAAGATCTACTTTCGTTATGGGATTAAAATTTCTTACGCTTTTATTGCGTAGCCAGCCGTTGGCGGTGAATTGAAAAACAGTGACTTTATCACCCTGTTCTTGAATAACCTGCAGTCCATCTGTTTCGGCGGACGCACTGTATGTAAAAGTAAGATTAGGCTCGCTTTCGGTCTCGGCACGAATGACACGATTTTGGTTGTCGTAAAAGTAAGTGGTTGATTTCCCACCATCAACACCTAGACCGCCTTCGTTATGGCTTTCCAGGACAGGTCTCACAACACTGCGGAGTAATATTTCCTTGTTATTTCCAAGGATATAAC comes from the Deinococcus betulae genome and includes:
- a CDS encoding polymorphic toxin-type HINT domain-containing protein; translation: MTIRKRRSHVSSSIPRRYGGALLALLFLTTTHLPGVVALAAPQIFVRAGPGVTGLPASFAAFNDPSFGDISDAVNVATGNAYVETATLNWNNLLPSGTVAGSGGTGSGSTGGTGSGGTIDPPVTPCQPGKPCNDPVGPQPMSTGTTNGTATQSASSTITPSPKTQTTSLLRLYGFNSDNPAQPREWSVGTGDGGQELYERVVASGQAALCTDRGIDIAYFVKQNSGTNRTEVHVLDGEKNYTSHLNQTGTVMHLDANQVYRLADWDRDGLPDLIKIQRTGTQSNKTEVHIASGASNFQTYILNVATALPIANWNFNIIDWNGDGILDIAGTPLSNTGTNSVEVHILDGKSKFSDFLLQTGTGLGPLPPSTTIRFTDWDRDGTADLVALVRNASLGKVEVHILSGADGFKKFLVQTVTALPALSDNWDLDINDWDRDGRPDLIGFVKNASGTRSVEIHVVSGAKNFQEFIQQRGTAAPELSNENVSLQLMDYPTQCTVSSIDLSSSPSWIFKRYEKVLKSVSFYRSKPFAGTRIDEKWLVTYRLPNGRLIAHQYDRDGKRTTFYDDGEYADFTQSLFEQYSGAKEKKSADGLGADVPKTEFTYTSSGNGHLSKVQDRWGRVTTYQWDEGLGTLIAVNMLLQDAADSGSWRRRIEYAYEIIGNQRVVSYMVHRTFDGHGKMIGRWFDLSYILGNNKEILLRSVVRPVLESHNEGGLGVDGGKSTTYFYDNQNRVIRAETESEPNLTFTYSASAETDGLQVIQEQGDKVTVFQFTANGWLRNKSVRNFNPITKVDLDPRNGYGKGENTRTYYDAAGRVVAQTLPGGKQIQNTYDSHGNLKTFAEYKSDANWSDPPPTGYTRITRYEYDDDNQVKSIKQDAAEGQGLSNLEVATDATYNYEENKKLYEYVPHESVDTREVVFKANRIIAENTYSGNKLKSSFHTGIDIHGRTTNTVLYVDGKPYKNVGYGYNSGVKTGEIVYPSTNFTPHYDARRKVKIYPDQVVFLDKDGVGTGYLYDEYGNVVFTYEPEAYVYKWRGAESDKAVRHTWYSYNGFGQRVWEAIWEQPTSGPWPQLLARQWIYHDSGEIQAEWNGTASNLTVYEYGVSENKLGRIVGVKKGVATPNTLNLEAIHYKSEYEYDKYGRQVRSTVDGSFITSTDYDTLDRTIRLILPDSTNKLISYDQTGQISEESVINNDGKTSTVKHNNDSFGREYLTETPTGITRTYFDAYDRPVKITDSRLVMNSTNESSRSTYLKYDSSGNLISKLAPKLLSTPLANQYNLYIDGRRPFEVFEYDELNNQKSKGVLLSGSDVTPQSMTLPENAVVAWTKTFYDSEGRPVRTLDPEGYETKLAYDNSGHIIKTDREVWQKHEPQWSQSHQGFDRTVVLNAYDALDNIVQTVDGRGNSKSVQYGVFGPTAEVDERGVTVKSYTYTADGLLQSISEPGNNFGDNSVVTEYRDYGSRIFPQKIYRAHMDVEAGLDKGSVTAYEYNFAGQPTKITLPKDQNGNAATVTHSYHSNGQIVETVDAQGFPTSMEYDWAGRLIKRHQKSRSGNAVDQAAGLKDGLVSSYQYDAVGNLIAKSENGLITEYNYNTLGKIISESRPRVGNQTSTNWKITTYRLDGLPVIKTNYSYEGNLLSNSSATDPYDPSVRPKKGNAQGLTYDARGLQTSEVLYGPQGAWEYTKYTSFNGAGQKYFRQFNGSSEIYKIQQQKKAWSMTPAYWSFWSYDQNGNLISSWDTPAQSDSKTAIDLDIKQNLFAFQYSVSNKEILQTKKIDVRYRSELIGNYLNWHGGGEGIALASSDSATKTEYNPRDLIKSSDTEEKGLPKLDSADMPMQDKSNGTANRNQFYTYYLDGRLRHSGTGDSSKVLGFRTVRKYDNLGREIEVYDSDGSFRSPSPGTIYTEYLQDGTVKARFTQDNESAYSQEIKITVGGNRQYESTIVSSVSYHDYIGRLEYKRKNTGRFVYGKNGISSALAESETLNHTSDGIFVKPEEPIKTVYDYNLYGSNTTVQQDYWYDQQGANFETVRARGQMREVSKNTYTLDGDLLTTEYPDQSFIAYKLDSRGNRLAIGGTAVRQESNFFKRYDADGRVTQFYKTGNNLFPQFQNSVDARYNDFRYDPFGNLILTSTAQISEDSGTTDAEKRQHAVFRDWSSLTYAAGKIQLILSGAGAFVYSCKSQPCSSVDTYRTNELRTQSASVSLIDTSLDGYYWMGVQPFAVPRQVVALSAPIVSLSEQLKIQPNNILTPSLPNLVNPSQIRPPVEQKGILEEVRVGSNQNEKQIVKSTDQSVTPPQSSGDRSTDILVADIDSDFDDGQGYEHPIYAVESLSQTFSPADYISAYGFEAGLAQFALANEAQLRRQLAEQEEAADKMAQTILKKAKNIIFFDEQGKPAMREVWDAVNDIVSWTNKAMSPADRLVFYTGLEILLDKTEAATRGGFGLNVKALTAATKTATSTILSMAQNIRVLGSRNVEGRELMKEALLATAAAYYYQDQYEDQLKETLFVFATLPADALLVFKAINSGVKFIRAGRLGELTVNTARVARSLSELIRRRFDDIAAGRTCRNLAASINSFSPSTPVQTLSGLVAISALTIGTPVLAFNEQTGENGYYPITAVHKNVDPAITYLTLTDPDQSHKLEYIETTPEHPFYVTERSDTQARPKSEGHEDLSDQWVGAGHLKIGDQIKQADGTVGLVANVINVQKTQEMFNLTVSEAHTYYVGQDGWLVHNAGGTSYNVPVPTTFRPTAPLTPERVAQYVETIRNGGTVTVSNPAQARQILNAIPGARPLPTQFGMEDSIFKFPTYRGDLIGINTDPTRGLITGQLAQNGLVHPAGADSTFPHYNVKFPKSQDGKDGLIKIATGGC